The Planctomycetaceae bacterium genome includes the window GGGTTTCGACTTTGCCGCTGGCCCTTCATGGCTCTTCAACGTGATGCACGGCCTGCTGTATTTTTTGCCTGTTTACCTCGTAACGAATATCGTCGGGGGGACATGGGAAGCCATTTTCTGCATCCTGCGAAAGCATGAACTGAATGAAGGCTTTCTGGTCACCGGTATGCTCTTTCCGCTCACTCTGCCTCCGACCATCCCGCTTTGGCAGGTGGCCATTGCCATCAGTTTTGGCGTGGTTCTGGGCAAGGAAGTCTTTGGCGGTACTGGCAAGAACTTCCTGAACCCCGCTCTCACAGCTCGAGCGTTCCTGTACTTCGCTTATCCCGGATATGTCATCGGTGACAAAGTGTGGGTGGCTCTGGATGGTTACACAGGTGCAACCCTGTTGACGACAATGGGATCTCAGCGTACCGCCGCTGGCAGCGAATTTGCAGACGTCTGCAAGCAACTGGATCTGACCTGGCTGGATGCGTTTCTGGGGTGCATTCCGGGTTCCATGGGCGAAACATCGACGCTGGCGTGTCTAATCGGAGCGGCCTTCCTCATTATCACGGGGGTTGGTTCGTGGCGTATCATGGCGGGAGTCCTGATTGGTTCGATGGGATTCGCCACCTTCCTGAACGGTGTGGGCAGCGACACCAATGCGGCGTTTCAAATTCCTGCAAGCTGGCATCTGATGACCGGCGGGCTGGCATTCGGCCTGGTATTTATGGCGACGGATCCCGTTTCTGCAGCGATGACAGAAAAAGGAAAGTGGATCTACGGGATTCTGATTGGATTTATGACCATCGTTGTTCGTGTTCTGAACCCAGCGTTTCCTGAGGGCATCATGCTGGCAATTCTATTCGGCAACGTTTTCGCTCCAGTGATTGACTACGTCGTTGTTGGACAAAACATCAAGCGAAGGATGGCCCGCAATGCAGCGTGATTCGATTCAAAACACATTCCGCATGGCAATTCTGCTGTGTCTGGTCTGTTCCGTCATGGTTTCCGCAACAGCCGTCGGTCTGCGAAGTACTCAACAGGCCAAGAAGGAAGAATTCCGTCAGCAGAACATCCTGAAGGCGGCCGGTCTCTGGGAAGAAGGTGCCGACGCCAAGGCGCTCTTCAATCAGTATATCACCGCTGAGGTGCTGGATTTCGAAGAAGGTCGAACGACTGAGCGATACGAGCCGGATGCCAAAGAACTGGATCCGAAGCTCTCAACTCGCGACTCAAGCATGAGCAAGCCCATCGATGGCAGCGAAGAAACCGGGGACGATATTGCGTCCATACGGGTCCGCGAGACATACACGGTTGTTTATGAAGTCCGCGAAGACGGAAAGCTGAAAACCCTGATTCTGCCTATTCGTGGCTATGGACTTTGGTCCACGTTGTGGGGCTTCATCGCACTTGACTTTTCAGATACCACCGCGGATCCCCAATCACTGACAGTGAAGGGGCTCACCTATTATTCGCACGCCGAAACCCCCGGACTGGGTGGTGAAGTTGATAACGAAAACTGGAAAGCCAAGTGGCAGGGTAAGCGGGTTTACGACGAAGCGGGTGATGTACTTCTGGAAGTCTCCAAGAGTGCTGCTGGCGACTATCAGGTGGACGCACTTTCGGGGGCAACGCTGACCTCCAATGGTGTCACGAACATGCTGAAGTACTGGCTTGGACCACATGGATTTGGCCCTTACATCAAGTCAACTCTGGCCGGGAAATAAAGGTCATGGCAGAACCAAACGAAAAACAGATCCTTCTGGATCCGATGCTCAATAACAACCCGATCACTCTGCAGATTCTTGGTCTGTGCAGTGCGTTGGCTGTCACGACCAACATGCAGACGGCGGTTGTGATGTCCATTGCAGTGACGCTGGTAACAGCCTGCTCGAGTGCGGCTGTTTCATTCATCCGCGAGTCGATTCCCGGCAGCATCCGCATCATTGTGCAGATGACCGTGATCGCGTCGCTTGTGATCATCGTTGACCAGATTCTTCAGGCCTATGCATTTTCGCTGAGCCAGAAGCTGTCCGTGTTCGTGGGTTTGATTATCACCAATTGTATCGTGATGGGCCGCGCGGAAGCGTTTGCAATGAAGAATCCTCCGATGCGAAGCTTCCTTGATGGCATCGGAAATGGTCTGGGTTACAGCCTGGTGCTCTTGCTCGTAGGTTTTGTCCGCGAACTCACAGGGTCCGGCAAGCTCTTTGGAATCACTATACTGAAACCAGTGACCGATGGTGGCTGGTATGTCACCAACGGTTTGATGTTGATTTCGCCCAGTGCGTTCTTCCTGATCGGGCTTCTGGTCTGGCTGAACCGCACGCTGCGGCCCAATCAGGTGGAACCCGACTAACGCTGATTACTCCCGTGATGCAATCCGCATCGTTTGAATTGCCTTAATCTCTCAGACTATCAGGCTGAAAGATGGATCATTATCTGAGCTTATTTGTTAAGTCGATCTTCCCGGAAAACCTGGCATTAGCCTTCTTTCTGGGGATGTGCACGTTTCTGGCTTTGTCCAAAAACGTGAAGACAGCGTTCATGCTGGGGATCGCGGTCACGGTGATTCAGGGCATCACAGTGCCGGTGAATAATCTGATCTACCAGTGCCTGCTTCAACCGGGAGCACTGGAATGGCTAAGCCCGGGCCTGAAAGAACAGGATCTCGGTTTTGTCGGTCTGATCAGCTACATCGGCGTTATTGCGGCCATGGTTCAAATCCTGGAGATGGTGCTCGATCGTTACTTCCCTGCCCTCTACAACGCCCTTGGTATCTTCCTGCCACTGATCACTGTGAATTGTGCGATCCTGGGAGGAACTTTGTTGATGGTGGAGCGAAGCATGACCTTTACCGACAGTGTCGTCTTCGGATGGGGCTCCGGACTTGGCTGGGGAATGTCGATCGTTGTACTGGCCGGGATTCGTGAGAAACTAAAATACAGTGATGTTCCATCCGGACTTCGGGGTCTGGGGATCACATTTATCACGGTCGGATTGATGGCTCTCGCCTTTCAGGCGTTTTCCGGCATCAAGCTCTGATCTCTACCCGGTAGAACGATCTCCATTTCAGCGTACATTTTCTGACCTGTAGCTCTTTTCTGTTGGTGTGTAGACGATGGCGATAATTCTCGGCGTGATGATGTTTACCGGCATTATTATCGCTCTTGTAGTGATGATCGTAGCCGCACGGAAACAACTGGTTCCCAGTGGTGACGTTAAGATCGAAATCAACGGCCAGAAAGAGATTTCTGTCCCCGCCGGGGGCAAACTGCTGAACGCGCTGGCCTCCAACGGGATCTTTGTCTCGTCCGCATGTGGAGGTGGTGGTACCTGTGCACAATGCAAGGTACACGTGCTTGAGGGTGGCGGTGAGATTCTGGACACAGAAAAGGCCCACATCAACAAGAAGCAGGCGCGCGAAGGCTGCCGACTCTCCTGTCAGGTGGCTGTCAAGCAGGATTTGAAAATCGAAGTTCCGGAAGAAGTCTTCGGTACCCGGAAGTGGCAGTGCACTGTGCGGTCGAACAACAACGTTGCGACCTTCATCAAGGAACTGGTTCTGGAACTGCCAGAGGGCGAGGAAGTCGACTTCAAGGCAGGCGGATATATTCAGATCGAATGTCCACCGCACCATTTGAAATACTCCGACTTTGAAGTCGCCGAGAAGTTCCGTGGCGACTGGGACAAATTCAATCTCTGGACCATCGAATCAAAAGTCGACGAACCAGTCATTCGTGCCTATTCCATGGCAAACTACCCGGGCGAAAAAGGCATCATCATGCTCAACGTCCGCGTTGCAACGCCTCCGCCCCGGTCTGCCCCTGGAACACCACCCGGGAAGATGTCCTCATTCATCTTCAACCTGAAACCAGGCGACAAGGTCACGATTTCAGGTCCTTATGGTGAATTCTTCATCAAGGATACGCCAAACGAGAAGATCTATATCGGAGGTGGTGCAGGAATGGCACCGCTTCGCTCCCACATCTTCGAATTGTTCAAGCGGATGCACACCGACTGTAAGGTTTCTTACTGGTACGGTGGTCGAAGTGTGCGGGAACTGTTTTATCTGAACGACTTCGACGAACTCGAAAAGAA containing:
- the nqrE gene encoding NADH:ubiquinone reductase (Na(+)-transporting) subunit E; protein product: MDHYLSLFVKSIFPENLALAFFLGMCTFLALSKNVKTAFMLGIAVTVIQGITVPVNNLIYQCLLQPGALEWLSPGLKEQDLGFVGLISYIGVIAAMVQILEMVLDRYFPALYNALGIFLPLITVNCAILGGTLLMVERSMTFTDSVVFGWGSGLGWGMSIVVLAGIREKLKYSDVPSGLRGLGITFITVGLMALAFQAFSGIKL
- a CDS encoding NADH:ubiquinone reductase (Na(+)-transporting) subunit D, with product MAEPNEKQILLDPMLNNNPITLQILGLCSALAVTTNMQTAVVMSIAVTLVTACSSAAVSFIRESIPGSIRIIVQMTVIASLVIIVDQILQAYAFSLSQKLSVFVGLIITNCIVMGRAEAFAMKNPPMRSFLDGIGNGLGYSLVLLLVGFVRELTGSGKLFGITILKPVTDGGWYVTNGLMLISPSAFFLIGLLVWLNRTLRPNQVEPD
- the nqrF gene encoding NADH:ubiquinone reductase (Na(+)-transporting) subunit F, yielding MAIILGVMMFTGIIIALVVMIVAARKQLVPSGDVKIEINGQKEISVPAGGKLLNALASNGIFVSSACGGGGTCAQCKVHVLEGGGEILDTEKAHINKKQAREGCRLSCQVAVKQDLKIEVPEEVFGTRKWQCTVRSNNNVATFIKELVLELPEGEEVDFKAGGYIQIECPPHHLKYSDFEVAEKFRGDWDKFNLWTIESKVDEPVIRAYSMANYPGEKGIIMLNVRVATPPPRSAPGTPPGKMSSFIFNLKPGDKVTISGPYGEFFIKDTPNEKIYIGGGAGMAPLRSHIFELFKRMHTDCKVSYWYGGRSVRELFYLNDFDELEKNNPNFKLNIALSEPQPEDNWTGMRGFIHQVLHDEYLAKHPAPEDCEYYICGPPMMLKAVTDMLSSLGVEPENIAYDDFGG
- a CDS encoding NADH:ubiquinone reductase (Na(+)-transporting) subunit B; the protein is MKFLRSTLDRVEPLFHKGGKLERFYPVYEAMDTFLYTPGEVTTSASHIRDGLDLKRMMITVVIALLPCIYMACWNTGFQANRAIQAQFGESPTPEAVQAIVDSIGWRGAALQAMGFDFAAGPSWLFNVMHGLLYFLPVYLVTNIVGGTWEAIFCILRKHELNEGFLVTGMLFPLTLPPTIPLWQVAIAISFGVVLGKEVFGGTGKNFLNPALTARAFLYFAYPGYVIGDKVWVALDGYTGATLLTTMGSQRTAAGSEFADVCKQLDLTWLDAFLGCIPGSMGETSTLACLIGAAFLIITGVGSWRIMAGVLIGSMGFATFLNGVGSDTNAAFQIPASWHLMTGGLAFGLVFMATDPVSAAMTEKGKWIYGILIGFMTIVVRVLNPAFPEGIMLAILFGNVFAPVIDYVVVGQNIKRRMARNAA
- a CDS encoding Na(+)-translocating NADH-quinone reductase subunit C yields the protein MQRDSIQNTFRMAILLCLVCSVMVSATAVGLRSTQQAKKEEFRQQNILKAAGLWEEGADAKALFNQYITAEVLDFEEGRTTERYEPDAKELDPKLSTRDSSMSKPIDGSEETGDDIASIRVRETYTVVYEVREDGKLKTLILPIRGYGLWSTLWGFIALDFSDTTADPQSLTVKGLTYYSHAETPGLGGEVDNENWKAKWQGKRVYDEAGDVLLEVSKSAAGDYQVDALSGATLTSNGVTNMLKYWLGPHGFGPYIKSTLAGK